In Paenibacillus sp. G2S3, a single window of DNA contains:
- a CDS encoding TerC family protein, with amino-acid sequence MNTSIWEFVLSLLNIIFLDLILAGDNAIVIGLAARNLPNSTQKKAIVLGTAGAVVLRIFATILVVWLLKIPWLLLAGGILLILIAYKLLTDVNNSANIKAGQSLWSAVGTIILADAAMGLDNVIAIAGVAKHNISLVVIGLLISVPIVVWGSTLFIKLINKYPWIIYVGSGVLGFTASSMITDEQQLSPFFEQHPLLRALFIFVIIVGILIGGHWRRQSNHNNSKKLPQP; translated from the coding sequence TTGAATACATCCATATGGGAGTTTGTATTATCGCTGCTCAATATTATTTTTCTAGATCTCATTCTGGCGGGAGACAATGCCATAGTCATCGGACTTGCTGCGCGTAATTTGCCGAACAGCACTCAAAAAAAAGCAATTGTGCTTGGAACAGCAGGTGCCGTAGTATTACGTATTTTCGCAACGATTCTGGTCGTATGGTTATTGAAAATCCCCTGGTTACTGCTAGCAGGCGGGATATTACTTATTCTGATTGCCTACAAGCTGTTAACAGATGTGAACAATTCAGCGAATATCAAGGCTGGTCAAAGCTTATGGTCTGCTGTGGGTACGATCATTCTAGCCGATGCTGCGATGGGACTGGATAATGTCATCGCGATTGCGGGGGTTGCTAAGCACAATATCTCTCTAGTTGTCATAGGACTGTTAATCAGCGTTCCAATCGTCGTCTGGGGAAGTACTCTTTTCATTAAATTAATCAACAAATATCCATGGATTATTTATGTTGGCTCTGGAGTCTTAGGGTTCACAGCGTCAAGCATGATTACAGATGAACAGCAGCTATCCCCATTTTTTGAGCAGCATCCATTATTGAGAGCTCTGTTTATATTTGTGATCATTGTTGGCATCTTAATTGGAGGACACTGGAGACGCCAATCAAACCATAATAATTCAAAAAAACTGCCTCAACCGTAG
- the thiI gene encoding tRNA uracil 4-sulfurtransferase ThiI has product MSVMNQESAKGSANSIDYADMLLLRFGEFTLKGKNRARFEKTVLRHVKEMIKPYPKVVLTKEFGRIYVDLNGEPAAPLVEALKNVFGIASVSPVKVAKSELEDIVAVSRHFLEIIAPVPGTTFKVNARRVWKEFPYGSMEMNKLVSTPLLQGYSGLTVDVKSPQLELKVEIRQGHTYIFCENIAGVGGFPLGTNGKAMLLLSGGIDSPVAGWSSMRRGLEVECVHFYSYPYTSELARQKVVDLTRVLSRYAGVIKLHLVPFTEVQTSFTGIGQDNLIITLMRRAMLRITSQLAEREGALAIVTGESLGQVASQTLPSMNVIGRATELPLLRPLVMMDKSDIVELSKNIGTYDLSILPYEDCCTLFVPKSPTTNPNLRIVDKIEATLPGYSALLDAAIEATETVLITPYGDEKPKDVVSAQAGLQEEWF; this is encoded by the coding sequence ATGAGTGTGATGAATCAGGAATCTGCTAAAGGCAGTGCCAATAGTATTGATTATGCCGATATGCTGCTTTTACGTTTCGGGGAGTTTACATTAAAGGGCAAGAACCGTGCCAGATTTGAGAAAACGGTATTACGTCATGTGAAGGAAATGATTAAGCCTTATCCAAAGGTAGTTCTAACCAAAGAATTTGGAAGAATTTACGTGGACCTGAACGGAGAACCTGCTGCCCCATTGGTAGAAGCGCTGAAGAATGTATTCGGAATTGCTTCTGTCAGTCCGGTAAAGGTGGCCAAGTCAGAACTCGAGGATATTGTAGCTGTCAGTCGTCATTTTTTGGAGATCATCGCTCCTGTACCGGGAACTACGTTTAAGGTTAATGCACGCCGAGTATGGAAAGAATTTCCATATGGCTCCATGGAGATGAACAAGCTAGTTTCGACACCATTGCTGCAAGGCTATTCCGGACTTACTGTGGATGTAAAGTCACCTCAACTGGAGCTGAAGGTCGAAATTCGTCAAGGTCATACTTATATATTTTGCGAAAATATTGCTGGTGTGGGTGGATTTCCGCTTGGTACGAATGGAAAAGCGATGTTATTGCTGTCCGGAGGTATCGATAGTCCTGTAGCCGGTTGGTCATCCATGCGTCGTGGACTCGAGGTGGAGTGCGTACATTTCTATAGTTATCCTTATACGAGTGAGCTTGCTCGGCAAAAAGTGGTTGATCTTACGCGGGTATTGTCACGATATGCGGGAGTTATCAAGCTACATTTAGTACCTTTTACAGAGGTGCAGACATCTTTTACTGGAATAGGTCAGGATAATTTGATTATTACGTTGATGCGTCGAGCTATGCTGAGGATTACTTCACAGCTTGCTGAACGTGAGGGTGCCCTCGCGATCGTAACCGGTGAAAGTCTTGGACAGGTCGCTAGCCAGACGTTACCAAGTATGAACGTGATCGGTCGTGCGACAGAACTTCCTCTTTTACGTCCGCTGGTAATGATGGACAAAAGTGATATTGTGGAGCTGTCTAAGAATATCGGCACCTATGACCTGTCAATTCTTCCTTATGAGGATTGCTGTACTTTATTTGTACCTAAATCACCTACAACGAACCCGAATTTACGGATTGTAGATAAGATTGAAGCTACGCTCCCAGGTTACTCTGCATTGCTGGACGCAGCGATTGAAGCCACGGAGACTGTGCTGATCACTCCTTATGGAGATGAGAAGCCTAAAGATGTAGTAAGTGCTCAGGCTGGATTACAGGAAGAATGGTTCTAA
- a CDS encoding PLP-dependent aminotransferase family protein encodes MHIDLIRSGSKSLPHQISETLSQRISSGLLQQGVRLPSVRSLATTLRVSQVTVSKAYDVLEKRGLIYCRQGKGCFVTDPEHNRSQEDGRWQDGYDDYLPRAQLWRNFDYSEVKYPFHIAAIHSELLPLKNIGDSYAALVTQQPELMATYGNFQGDLELRGIMRDHLNARGMALSSSDLMITSGTQQGIDLVARTFVGPGDAVYLEAPSYTGAIDVFAGRGAEMIFVPTDSEGMRVDILTKMCDQRPPKLIYTIPTFQNPSGVTLSIARRQRLLELARSYRCLIVEDDPFSDLYFHAPAPPTIKSMDAEGHVVYMKSFSKVIAPGCRIACVAAEGNILSRLIAAKSASDLGSPLLTQRAVLPFIAGKYESYAAQLRFTLRGRMEKAAKLLKLYAPPGVKYILPEGGLNLWLELPGSPDIARLHELAEQESISFLPGDVCYSTETPSRHIRLCYSQMNETDMEEGLRLFLRLLGRFLKMGG; translated from the coding sequence ATGCATATCGATTTGATTCGCAGCGGCAGTAAATCTTTGCCTCATCAAATCAGCGAAACCCTAAGTCAGCGGATCTCATCAGGACTGCTCCAGCAAGGTGTCCGGCTACCCTCCGTAAGAAGTTTGGCTACAACATTGAGAGTAAGTCAGGTAACGGTAAGCAAGGCGTACGATGTGCTTGAGAAGCGGGGGCTTATTTATTGCAGACAAGGGAAAGGCTGCTTTGTAACCGACCCTGAGCATAATAGAAGTCAGGAAGATGGTCGCTGGCAGGATGGATATGATGATTATTTGCCGCGAGCACAGCTATGGCGCAATTTTGATTACTCTGAAGTAAAGTATCCCTTTCATATAGCTGCAATTCATAGTGAGTTACTTCCTCTAAAAAATATCGGTGACTCCTACGCAGCATTAGTCACTCAGCAGCCGGAGCTTATGGCAACCTACGGGAACTTCCAAGGGGATCTGGAGCTGCGAGGAATTATGAGAGATCATCTGAACGCACGTGGAATGGCACTCAGTTCCTCTGATTTGATGATCACAAGCGGAACTCAGCAAGGCATTGATCTGGTGGCTCGTACTTTTGTTGGACCAGGGGACGCAGTGTATCTTGAGGCTCCTAGTTATACTGGAGCTATTGATGTTTTTGCAGGACGAGGTGCAGAGATGATTTTTGTGCCTACGGACAGTGAAGGGATGCGGGTAGACATTCTTACAAAAATGTGTGATCAAAGACCACCTAAACTGATTTATACCATCCCCACTTTTCAGAATCCAAGTGGAGTAACCCTGAGCATAGCAAGAAGACAACGTCTGCTGGAATTAGCTCGCAGTTACCGTTGCCTTATTGTTGAGGATGATCCATTTAGTGATTTATACTTCCATGCACCTGCACCGCCTACGATCAAATCGATGGATGCCGAAGGGCATGTAGTTTATATGAAGAGCTTCAGTAAAGTGATAGCCCCCGGCTGCAGAATTGCCTGTGTAGCTGCTGAAGGGAATATTCTGTCTCGGCTTATTGCCGCCAAGTCCGCAAGTGATCTAGGGAGTCCGCTGCTCACGCAACGGGCGGTATTGCCGTTCATAGCAGGCAAGTATGAATCCTATGCTGCTCAGTTACGATTCACACTCCGTGGTCGCATGGAAAAGGCGGCGAAGCTTCTGAAGCTTTACGCGCCGCCTGGAGTGAAATATATTCTCCCTGAGGGAGGACTTAATCTCTGGTTGGAGTTGCCAGGTTCTCCTGATATCGCAAGACTGCATGAGCTGGCCGAACAGGAGAGCATTTCTTTTTTACCTGGTGATGTCTGTTACTCTACGGAGACCCCTTCCCGGCATATCCGTTTGTGTTATTCACAAATGAATGAAACGGATATGGAGGAAGGTTTACGGTTATTTCTCCGTTTGCTTGGTAGATTTTTGAAGATGGGTGGTTAA
- a CDS encoding YpuI family protein, translating to MSAANVQKLCESTRDKLKDVIDKMEIFLNEHALPQLVTEDDEETVQFYQGFLSDVRHLLVFSEMSYEKLGVALRRATFDESFAQKALYNVYHYGVNNFFYPKNESYSEDGRYAYTGQDAIRFRKKPVRPARDIILEITKTYEELRDDLTYYENDYLTEKRMQNQV from the coding sequence ATGTCAGCAGCCAATGTGCAGAAATTATGTGAATCGACGAGAGACAAACTTAAAGATGTAATTGATAAGATGGAAATTTTTCTGAACGAGCATGCATTGCCTCAGCTTGTAACAGAAGATGATGAAGAAACTGTACAATTCTATCAAGGATTTCTGTCCGATGTTCGTCATCTGTTAGTGTTCTCGGAAATGTCTTATGAGAAGCTGGGAGTTGCGCTGCGTCGTGCTACATTCGATGAATCTTTTGCGCAAAAGGCGCTTTATAATGTATATCACTATGGCGTGAATAATTTCTTCTATCCAAAGAATGAAAGCTATTCTGAAGATGGACGTTATGCTTATACTGGACAGGATGCCATTCGTTTCCGTAAAAAACCAGTTCGTCCAGCACGTGATATTATTCTAGAAATTACCAAGACCTATGAAGAGCTACGCGATGATCTTACTTATTATGAGAACGACTATTTGACTGAGAAACGTATGCAAAATCAGGTTTAA
- a CDS encoding PLP-dependent aminotransferase family protein — MDIKYSAAANHLGSSAVREILKVTQGNDIISLAGGLPGEDLFPLEAVRDAYNRVLFSDTSALQYGLTEGFTPLRDKIAERLTRQGIPVTASEMILTTGSQQAIDLLCKILLDPGDAVLVEAPTYLAALQVLGSYRADIHTINNDEQGILPDHLEDQIQKLRPKLLYAVPTFNNPSGATWSKERREKIVEICRRYNVLILEDNPYGEITFEENKDLYPPSLASIDRSYGGDYCVAYTGTFSKIVAPALRTGWIIGDSNLIKTIAKAKQAADLHSSTIDQRALDELLLHFDIEQHIRVISREYYSRMKLLSAELRSQSWEGAHFLEPRGGMFLWLTLSQEINTKELLPLAVENGVAFVPGEVFYSSQPHKNKMRLNFTHTPPELVPVAVQRLEKALVQWRERQSTVRS; from the coding sequence ATGGATATCAAATACTCGGCCGCAGCCAATCACCTAGGATCATCAGCCGTTCGTGAGATTCTAAAAGTTACACAGGGCAATGACATTATTTCACTTGCGGGCGGGCTGCCTGGGGAGGATTTGTTTCCCTTGGAGGCAGTACGGGACGCTTACAACCGCGTACTCTTCAGCGATACCTCAGCGCTTCAATACGGACTAACCGAGGGCTTTACTCCACTACGTGACAAAATCGCTGAAAGACTTACTCGGCAAGGAATCCCTGTAACAGCGTCTGAGATGATTCTGACTACAGGTTCCCAGCAAGCCATAGATCTACTATGTAAAATACTGCTTGATCCCGGTGATGCTGTCCTTGTTGAAGCTCCTACTTATCTGGCAGCCTTACAGGTACTTGGCTCTTACCGAGCTGATATTCATACGATAAATAACGACGAGCAAGGCATTTTGCCTGATCACCTGGAAGATCAAATTCAGAAACTACGGCCCAAACTCCTATACGCAGTTCCAACCTTCAACAACCCTTCAGGAGCAACCTGGAGTAAGGAACGTCGTGAGAAAATAGTTGAAATTTGCCGCCGCTACAATGTTCTTATCTTGGAGGACAATCCCTACGGTGAAATAACCTTTGAGGAAAATAAAGATCTTTATCCACCCTCACTAGCGTCCATCGACAGAAGCTATGGCGGCGATTATTGTGTCGCTTACACTGGAACCTTCTCCAAAATCGTAGCCCCTGCCCTGCGTACCGGCTGGATTATCGGCGATTCCAATCTAATCAAGACCATCGCCAAAGCAAAGCAAGCAGCTGATCTGCATTCGAGTACCATTGACCAGCGTGCTTTAGATGAACTGCTGCTTCATTTCGATATTGAGCAGCATATCCGTGTCATCTCACGAGAATATTATTCTCGAATGAAGCTCTTATCCGCGGAACTCCGATCGCAGAGCTGGGAAGGAGCTCATTTTCTAGAGCCACGAGGCGGTATGTTCCTATGGCTAACGCTTTCCCAAGAGATCAACACGAAGGAATTACTTCCTCTCGCAGTAGAGAACGGTGTTGCTTTTGTTCCAGGTGAAGTGTTCTATTCATCACAGCCCCATAAGAATAAGATGCGTCTGAATTTCACACATACGCCACCTGAGCTTGTACCCGTTGCTGTTCAGCGTCTGGAGAAGGCATTGGTGCAATGGCGTGAGCGTCAATCCACCGTTCGATCGTAA
- a CDS encoding Nif3-like dinuclear metal center hexameric protein → MLAKGQTVIQYMEQLAPKHLAEDWDKVGLQLGSLQKEITNVLVALDVNDEVVEEAISLGCNLIIAHHAIIFRPLQGIQTDTPMGRMYEKLIKNDIAVYISHTNLDVTEGGMNDWMAEALGIENGVPIKDIHSEQLSKLVVFVPKDHHQKVLDAILNAGAGAIGNYSHCSFNIEGFGTFIPGEGTDPYIGEKGKMERAEEIRIETIVPQSIRNKVVQAMLKAHPYEEVAYDLYTMDLKGRSLGLGRVGKLKEPTTLGQFVETVKKGLKVDHVRVVGDLDRPIRKAAVLGGSGGKYYNSAIFRSADVLVTGDLDYHTAQDAALAGITLIDPGHNAEKIMKEKVAEWMTGKLVEHKYDTAVHASQVNTEPFKFL, encoded by the coding sequence ATGCTTGCCAAAGGACAAACAGTAATTCAATATATGGAGCAGCTGGCTCCAAAGCATTTAGCTGAAGATTGGGACAAAGTCGGTCTGCAACTAGGTTCCTTACAGAAAGAAATAACCAATGTACTGGTTGCACTGGATGTGAACGATGAAGTCGTTGAAGAGGCGATTAGTCTCGGCTGTAATCTAATCATTGCCCACCATGCGATTATTTTTCGTCCGCTGCAAGGGATTCAAACAGACACTCCAATGGGCCGAATGTATGAAAAATTGATTAAAAATGACATCGCGGTATACATCAGTCATACTAATCTGGATGTTACCGAAGGTGGAATGAACGATTGGATGGCGGAAGCTCTTGGTATAGAGAACGGAGTGCCTATTAAAGACATTCATTCCGAGCAATTGTCAAAGCTGGTTGTGTTTGTGCCGAAGGACCATCATCAGAAGGTACTGGATGCCATCCTGAATGCAGGAGCAGGGGCAATCGGTAACTATAGTCATTGCAGCTTCAATATCGAGGGATTCGGGACTTTTATTCCAGGAGAAGGTACAGATCCTTATATCGGGGAAAAAGGGAAGATGGAGCGTGCTGAGGAGATTCGTATTGAGACGATCGTGCCACAAAGTATCCGCAATAAAGTGGTACAGGCTATGCTCAAGGCTCATCCTTATGAAGAGGTTGCCTATGATTTATACACGATGGATCTTAAAGGTCGTAGTTTAGGACTTGGGCGAGTAGGTAAGCTCAAAGAGCCTACCACACTTGGGCAATTTGTTGAGACGGTAAAAAAAGGTCTGAAGGTAGACCATGTACGTGTTGTGGGTGATTTGGATCGTCCGATTCGCAAAGCCGCTGTTCTCGGCGGTTCGGGTGGAAAGTATTATAATAGTGCTATTTTCCGCAGTGCGGATGTGCTGGTTACGGGTGATCTTGATTACCATACTGCACAGGATGCTGCGCTTGCTGGGATCACTTTGATTGATCCGGGACATAATGCGGAGAAGATCATGAAAGAGAAAGTTGCGGAGTGGATGACTGGGAAACTGGTGGAGCATAAGTACGATACAGCTGTACATGCTTCGCAAGTGAATACAGAGCCATTTAAGTTCCTATAA
- a CDS encoding S8 family peptidase has translation MSRKNLTVAGLITAAFTVVLLTFALRPATNGTTREVANVAVPNPAPTSTLHSAPNPSQEKSLKKSSLSQDVDATDHLNRVDVSRHLTKLLSETYGISSLHDKSVYAKRLQQNHGFITMLMWIDFRKHKTETFKSSSFPQGTEQENQELQKYLKTAKSAIHGHQSYESPTFTIGKEKYYFIAQRNKEKNVGIIALINQKVLGRVADHQLKNLRLIPYPKEGKYRVESVHTDNLKDITVKTGHDNENASHFYENEIVVRFRNNSPTPGQLQTITADINGKKPRKLGYAYIFRSEKMTYYELKDYFTNKWHPEYTEPHYMYLTNDTITKNAEGTVTPNDMLFSTYQWNLPAIETELGWNLSKGSKEVIVAVVDTGVQINHPDLKGKLLTGYNAITNGSTPEDDVGHGTHVSGIIGALVNNGEGVAGISWYNKILPVKALDNSGAGTTYSVAEGIIWAADNGAKVINLSLGNYADSQFLHDAIKYAYDRDIVLVSAAGNDNTERPGFPAAYPEVIAVAATNASGEKASFSNYGDYIDVAAPGESIASTYPDSQYAALSGTSMASPHVAALAGLVRSLNPNLTNTEVMDLMTKNAVDLGTPGHDKYFGWGQVDIYKTLQAASGNQVPLQLWPQHVQQQMNQLKQRLSNSK, from the coding sequence ATGTCACGAAAAAATCTAACGGTTGCAGGTCTGATAACAGCTGCGTTCACAGTTGTATTACTTACCTTTGCGCTGCGTCCTGCCACGAATGGGACCACCAGAGAAGTCGCTAATGTCGCTGTACCCAATCCTGCTCCAACTTCAACCCTACATTCAGCACCAAATCCCTCACAAGAAAAATCATTGAAGAAAAGCTCCTTATCTCAAGATGTTGACGCGACGGATCACCTGAATCGAGTAGATGTTAGCAGACATTTGACTAAACTCCTCTCTGAAACGTATGGAATTTCTTCGCTTCATGATAAATCAGTGTATGCGAAACGTTTGCAGCAGAACCACGGATTTATCACCATGCTTATGTGGATCGATTTTCGCAAACATAAAACGGAAACCTTTAAATCCTCCTCCTTTCCTCAAGGGACCGAACAGGAGAATCAAGAGCTGCAAAAATATCTTAAGACGGCAAAATCAGCGATCCATGGTCATCAATCCTATGAATCTCCAACGTTTACAATCGGTAAAGAAAAATATTACTTTATCGCTCAGCGGAACAAAGAAAAAAATGTAGGTATCATCGCACTTATTAACCAAAAGGTGCTTGGGCGTGTGGCAGACCATCAGCTGAAGAACCTGCGTCTCATTCCTTATCCGAAGGAAGGCAAGTATCGTGTAGAATCCGTTCATACCGACAATTTAAAGGATATCACCGTCAAGACCGGTCATGATAACGAAAACGCCAGCCATTTTTATGAGAATGAAATTGTCGTCCGTTTCCGCAATAACTCACCTACTCCGGGGCAGCTTCAAACGATAACCGCTGATATCAACGGTAAGAAGCCACGTAAGCTTGGGTATGCCTATATTTTCCGTTCGGAGAAGATGACTTATTATGAGCTCAAAGACTATTTCACCAATAAATGGCATCCTGAATATACAGAGCCTCACTATATGTATTTAACCAATGATACGATAACTAAAAACGCAGAGGGAACAGTTACTCCAAATGACATGTTATTCTCCACTTATCAATGGAACCTGCCGGCGATCGAAACGGAGCTGGGCTGGAACCTCTCCAAGGGAAGTAAAGAAGTGATCGTAGCCGTAGTGGATACCGGAGTCCAGATCAATCATCCAGATTTAAAGGGAAAGCTTTTGACAGGGTATAACGCGATCACCAATGGTTCTACCCCAGAAGATGATGTCGGACATGGTACACATGTATCTGGAATTATTGGTGCCCTGGTCAATAACGGAGAAGGAGTAGCTGGAATCAGCTGGTACAACAAGATCCTTCCTGTAAAAGCACTCGATAATTCAGGAGCAGGGACCACTTACTCCGTAGCAGAAGGAATCATTTGGGCAGCAGATAACGGTGCGAAGGTCATAAACTTAAGTCTAGGTAACTATGCGGATTCCCAGTTTCTTCATGACGCGATCAAATATGCCTACGACCGAGATATCGTCCTCGTATCTGCTGCAGGCAACGATAATACAGAACGACCAGGATTCCCTGCTGCCTATCCTGAAGTGATTGCAGTAGCTGCAACGAATGCTTCAGGGGAAAAAGCTTCCTTCTCCAACTACGGCGATTATATTGATGTCGCAGCACCCGGAGAAAGCATAGCAAGCACTTACCCTGATAGCCAGTATGCCGCTTTATCCGGTACCTCGATGGCCAGTCCTCATGTCGCTGCGCTGGCGGGTCTGGTGCGTTCACTGAATCCGAATCTAACGAATACGGAAGTTATGGATCTCATGACCAAAAATGCTGTTGATTTAGGTACTCCCGGCCATGACAAATATTTTGGCTGGGGTCAGGTCGATATCTATAAAACACTGCAAGCTGCTAGCGGCAATCAGGTTCCACTACAGCTATGGCCACAGCATGTGCAACAACAAATGAATCAATTGAAACAAAGATTAAGTAACTCTAAGTAA
- a CDS encoding cysteine desulfurase family protein: MLYWDYAAATPPYEEVVKTMEQIMKLHYANPSSLHRAGSEAAKLIRRSREVCAAALSVQPKEILFTSGATESNNLAIKGAALQYQSRGRHIITTELEHPSVYESCLQLQRNGWEITFVAPDSTGMIDPERVAAAVRRDTVLVSVMHVNNEIGTVQPLMEIGKLIKSVNPRTLFHVDGVQGYGKLAVDLKGWKADLYSLSPHKIRGPRGAGLLYIKEGIELFPLLSGGSHEEGQRAGTENVPAIVASSKAVRMGGEQRETFYARLLPLRDRLLRFLHSVPEFVINSREDGAPHIVHFSYPGMKGEVFARKLEELGMAVSTRSACSSRLAEPSRVLLSMGKDVSVASGGIRISFGDSHTEEDVAALENALITAVRALKIAEGGMK, from the coding sequence ATGCTTTACTGGGATTATGCCGCCGCTACACCACCTTATGAAGAAGTGGTGAAGACGATGGAACAAATTATGAAGCTGCACTATGCTAACCCGTCCTCCTTACATCGTGCTGGCAGTGAAGCGGCCAAGCTGATCAGGCGTTCACGAGAAGTATGCGCGGCTGCGTTATCTGTACAACCAAAGGAGATCCTATTTACATCTGGGGCTACGGAGAGTAACAATTTAGCCATTAAAGGTGCTGCTTTGCAGTATCAGTCAAGAGGGCGTCATATTATAACTACGGAATTAGAGCATCCTTCTGTGTATGAAAGTTGTCTGCAACTGCAGCGGAATGGCTGGGAGATTACTTTTGTAGCGCCCGACAGCACTGGAATGATTGATCCAGAGCGAGTAGCTGCTGCAGTACGGCGTGATACCGTGCTCGTAAGTGTGATGCATGTAAATAATGAGATTGGAACAGTACAGCCGCTGATGGAGATTGGCAAGCTGATTAAATCCGTAAATCCAAGAACCTTATTTCATGTCGATGGCGTTCAGGGATATGGTAAGCTTGCTGTTGACCTTAAAGGATGGAAGGCGGATCTTTACAGCTTGTCTCCTCACAAAATTCGAGGCCCACGCGGAGCGGGGCTTCTCTATATTAAAGAAGGTATCGAACTGTTCCCCTTACTTTCAGGAGGTTCTCATGAAGAGGGTCAACGTGCTGGAACTGAGAATGTACCTGCGATTGTTGCATCTTCCAAAGCCGTTCGGATGGGTGGTGAGCAACGCGAAACCTTCTATGCCCGATTGCTTCCACTTCGAGATCGACTGTTACGCTTCTTGCACAGCGTTCCTGAATTTGTTATAAACAGCAGAGAGGATGGAGCGCCTCATATTGTGCATTTCTCATACCCTGGCATGAAAGGGGAAGTGTTCGCCCGTAAGCTGGAGGAACTAGGAATGGCTGTTTCTACTCGATCGGCTTGCTCCTCCCGGCTGGCAGAACCTAGTCGTGTTCTATTGTCTATGGGTAAAGATGTTTCTGTAGCTTCAGGAGGCATCCGCATCAGTTTCGGTGATAGTCACACTGAAGAAGATGTCGCTGCGCTTGAGAATGCACTAATTACTGCGGTACGAGCTTTAAAGATTGCTGAAGGAGGTATGAAGTAA
- a CDS encoding lytic transglycosylase domain-containing protein, with protein MEINPAVTNGLGQLKWISLKSATDKNSSTNETERSGASASQFAEMLQALSSNSSSSGDTGFLTSLPDTSSVTSLLWQQIGGTAESINSVISGEITDTKPTSYDDLIQTASAKYGVPVDLIKAVIDTESSFNPNVVSSAGAKGLMQLMDGTARGLGVSNSFDPAQNIDGGVRYLSYQLKRFDGQEKMALAAYNAGPGRVIDLGVGNDQELLEKLSLLPKETQSYLTKIERARAEYAV; from the coding sequence ATGGAGATTAATCCCGCTGTAACCAATGGGTTAGGGCAGCTTAAATGGATAAGCTTAAAGAGTGCAACCGACAAGAATAGCTCAACGAATGAAACAGAAAGGTCGGGCGCGTCAGCCTCTCAATTTGCAGAAATGCTTCAAGCTTTGTCATCTAACTCCTCTAGTAGCGGGGACACAGGCTTCTTGACGTCACTTCCTGATACGTCATCTGTTACGAGCCTGTTATGGCAACAGATTGGCGGGACAGCGGAAAGTATCAATAGTGTAATTTCCGGGGAAATAACGGATACTAAACCAACAAGCTATGATGATCTAATTCAAACGGCGAGTGCCAAATACGGGGTGCCGGTCGATTTAATAAAAGCTGTAATTGATACGGAATCTTCCTTTAATCCGAATGTGGTTTCATCGGCTGGTGCTAAAGGATTAATGCAATTAATGGATGGAACAGCGCGCGGGTTAGGGGTTTCAAATTCTTTTGACCCGGCCCAAAATATTGATGGTGGCGTTCGTTACCTGTCTTATCAATTAAAGCGGTTTGACGGACAGGAAAAGATGGCATTAGCGGCTTACAATGCAGGACCTGGAAGAGTAATTGACCTTGGTGTCGGCAATGATCAGGAATTGTTGGAGAAACTTTCACTGCTTCCCAAAGAGACGCAGTCCTACCTTACTAAAATAGAACGCGCTCGCGCAGAATACGCTGTATAA
- a CDS encoding DUF1540 domain-containing protein — translation MSSVKPLVKCSVSNCHYWGEHNLCRAEEIIIEIDKHAGSGFKEEYAEEMTNEGHHDHVATSSATCCLTFKPNS, via the coding sequence ATGTCGAGTGTAAAGCCATTAGTCAAATGTAGTGTGAGCAATTGTCATTATTGGGGCGAGCATAATTTATGCCGGGCTGAAGAAATTATTATTGAGATCGACAAGCATGCGGGTAGTGGATTTAAAGAAGAATATGCTGAAGAAATGACGAATGAAGGTCACCACGATCATGTCGCAACATCGTCCGCAACATGCTGTTTAACATTTAAGCCGAACTCCTAG